A genomic region of Colletotrichum destructivum chromosome 1, complete sequence contains the following coding sequences:
- a CDS encoding Putative WD40/YVTN repeat-like-containing domain superfamily, anaphase-promoting complex subunit 4, whose translation MTKNMQLRCYSETRFDHRVADGFPFSNPTVDLSVSWDASGKNLLIYRPREQVVSKIHQFAKTGQQAPEPQAVRWKPDGQFLAVGWSDGYVRLMGLENNKAAHHIRVCGDDTTPPSITHIGWSRNIVGKRQTHFQETTSQPWRRLLSEGLELSGGAAPLDFPRELTFLEVDSALPKISPLPSSSAGAGEDGLVFTLRTGIEFLFQPFKTEDSDQVFVMVVGTSDGRLHLSIYDSFVIGDFRYTLPSSMYMPGVLQLVQHASHPEVSTHTLLLKSSADDDQALYLVPMDLPFIPSSPINISLLASKLTTLQKLLRYVKQTQLHIQVEYKNTRELPSRFLRSVEGDLEQMAHGPTNIVQALFHTVVTGHAYEPVREWLVDNLAERGHKRWDKAVVSGLENMRGLVHENLLPALERCAIILSRLRGLAQFYDSREDIGFSVAQITRTIDVVSCLTLVGHRILLNIMEELDLFNAFSTWIRFQIDRLAAPSSADEELTEKEATMENSKVLVYVRNYLMASPMAAFLDEVTKEDYSANWERAESGTSMLAELDTQLERCEEGQTYLKAFPNVSFLVDYLSARAGGVFKDIAEAQKRSVRFGQPTKIALGRKIALVDSTMCSETREGECDGLTFTAVTEESRDQDVFVFRTFIHIINGISSNVVTTVAALSVDNGKIIDSKFLDSNTLILLVSKQDKSVEVVTVPVQSPNMNYVPLQEGSLPAATALSQQLQGEHTTATIPEDTSFTPVHLDVQKASSARGDVPARVCLLGANRTAYKVFSLGAGPDDTRQPSPAAAAVTRSG comes from the exons ATGACTAAAAACATGCAGCTTCGCTGTTACAGCGAGACCAGATTCGATCACCGCGTTGCCGATGGCTTTCCATTTAGCAACCCCACAGTTGATCTCTCGGTCAGCTGGGACGCATCGGGGAAGAATCTTCTGATATACCGGCCTAGGGAGCAGGTCGTATCCAAGATCCACCAATTTGCGAAAACTGGTCAGCAGGCACCAGAACCACAAGCCGTAAGGTGGAAACCGGACG GGCAGTTCCTCGCCGTAGGCTGGAGTGACGGCTATGTCAGGTTGATGGGTTTGGAGAACAACAAGGCTGCACATCATATTCGCGTCTGCGGAGACGACACTACACCACCCAGCATCACTCACATTGGCTGGTCGCGCAATATTGTAGGCAAACGACAAACTCATTTCCAAGAGACAACTTCCCAGCCATGGCGCAGGCTCTTGTCGGAAGGGCTGGAGCTGTCTGGGGGGGCCGCTCCGCTGGATTTTCCTCGAGAACTTACGTTCTTAGAAGTGGACTCCGCGTTGCCCAAGATCAGCCCTTTGCCTAGCTCGAGTGCTGGAGCAGG TGAAGATGGCTTGGTGTTCACGTTACGGACGGGTATAGAGTTTCTGTTCCAGCCCTTTAAGACCGAGGATAGCGACCAGGTTTTCGTAATGGTCGTGGGCACGAGCGATGGCCGCCTTCATCTCAGCATATATGACTCTTTTGTCATTGGTGACTTTCGATACACCCTTCCGAGCTCCATGTATATGCCGGGCGTGCTTCAGCTTGTCCAGCATGCCTCTCATCCAGAAGTGTCAACCCACACCCTTCTCCTGAAATCCtcagccgacgacgaccaggcACTTTACCTCGTCCCCATGGACCTGCCTTTCATTCCGTCTTCCCCGATCAACATCTCTCTACTAGCGTCAAAGCTCACTACGCTGCAAAAGCTGCTCCGATACGTGAAGCAGACGCAACTGCATATACAAGTGGAGTACAAAAATACGAGAGAGCTCCCTTCTAGGTTCCTACGCAGTGTCGAGGGAGATCTAGAGCAGATGGCTCATGGTCCGACAAACATCGTCCAAGCCTTGTTCCACACAGTCGTCACCGGCCACGCATATGAACCTGTCCGCGAGTGGCTCGTCGACAATCTCGCTGAGCGT GGCCACAAAAGATGGGACAAGGCTGTGGTATCTGGTCTCGAGAATATGCGCGGTCTGGTTCACGAAAACCTGCTGCCCGCATTGGAGAGATGCGCCATCATTCTCAGCCGCCTTCGCGGGCTGGCCCAATTTTACGATTCGCGAGAGGACATTGGTTTCTCTGTCGCACAAATCACCCGCACGATTGATGTCGTCTCCTGCCTCACACTGGTGGGGCACAGGATCCTCCTCAACATCATGGAAGAGCTCGACCTCTTCAACGCCTTCTCTACCTGGATACGATTCCAGATCGATCGTCTTGCTGCCCCGAGCTCGGCAGATGAGGAGCTGACAGAAAAAGAAGCCACCATGGAGAATAGCAAAGTCCTTGTGTACGTTCGAAATTATCTCATGGCAAGTCCCATGGCCGCTTTCCTGGATGAGGTAACCAAGGAAGACTACTCGGCCAACTGGGAGCGAGCCGAAAGTGGAACATCGATGCTTGCAGAACTGGACACACAGCTTGAACGTTGTGAGGAGGGACAGACCTATTTGAAGGCTTTCCCGAACGTCAGCTTCCTCGTCGATTATCTCTCTGCTCGTGCGGGTGGGGTTTTCAAAGATATTGCCGAAGCGCAGAAGAGAAGCGTTCGCTTCGGACAGCCAACGAAAATCGCACTAGGCCGTAAGATTGCCCTGGTCGACTCAACAATGTGCTCGGAAACGAGAGAG GGAGAGTGTGATGGACTTACCTTCACGGCTGTGACTGAAGAGAGCCGCGATCAAGATG TCTTCGTCTTCCGCACCTTCATTCACATCATCAATGGAATCAGTAGCAACGTAGTAACCACAGTCGCCGCCCTGTCTGTAGACAATGGCAAGATTATCGACTCCAAGTTCCTGGACAGCAACACGTTGATTCTGCTCGTGAGCAAACAAG ATAAATCCGTCGAGGTTGTCACGGTTCCCGTTCAGTCCCCGAACATGAACTACGTTCCCTTGCAAGAGGGCAGCCTAcccgcggcgacggctctTTCCCAGCAGCTCCAGGGCGAGCACACTACAGCCACGATCCCCGAGGACACTTCCTTCACGCCAGTGCACTTGGACGTCCAGAAAGCCAGCAGCGCGCGAGGCGATGTTCCCGCCCGCGTGtgcctcctcggcgccaacCGGACCGCCTATAAGGTCTTCAGCCTCGGGGCCGGTCCTGACGACACGCGAcagccatcgccggcggccgccgcaGTGACGCGGAGCGGTTAG
- a CDS encoding Putative Longin-like domain superfamily, AP complex, mu/sigma subunit, coatomer delta subunit has product MARALARFTHSDLNIRAPNVVPLWPVTSKSSCDSLPTSPIRPVNCHHTPSEMVVLAASICTRGGKAVLSRQFREMPRSRIEALLASFPKLADSGTQHTTVEQDNVRFVYQPLDELYMVLITNRQSNILQDIDSLHLFAQVVTSTCKSLDEREILKNAYELLSAFDELVTLGYRENLTISQIKTFLEMESHEERIQEIIARNKELEATEERKRKAKQLEMQRKESARAGRVGGGMPRTPVYPTYTPPTRPTPTDTYDSYEAEKNKTFNKLNAPKGKGMQLGKKSKTTDMFERVRGEMGAEVDDTPLVTPSPAHVPEPTAEPRVSSTLDRDAIHVVVNEAISAKLSREGAINSLAIVGDLSLRISDPSLTKVKLNLTANASHGAQFRTHPNVDKNLFNSSKVIQMSNTARGFPTNQSVGVLRWRATAKADDASACPITFTVWINKDADKYNMTVEYELTGGDTLKDVSVIIPYQASEPVVSSFDASYEVSGDSLEWNIGTVSEENPTGSFEFEAETNDENDFFPMTVRFSKTSPFIDVDVSTVSLLEEDEEVTFSKEVKSNADNFLIE; this is encoded by the exons ATGGCCCGTGCACTGGCCAGATTCACACATTCGGACCTCAATATTCGAGCTCCCAATGTGGTCCCCCTTTGGCCGGTGACCTCGAAGTCGAGTTGCGACAGCCTGCCTACATCTCCAATTCGCCCCGTAAACTGTCACCACACTCCATCCGAAATG GTTGTCCTCGCAGCATCGATTTGTACCCGTGGCGGGAAAGCTGTCCTCTCCCGCCAGTTCAGGGAGATGCCACGATCCCGCATCGAAGCCCTCCTCGCGTCCTTTCCGAAGCTTGCAGACAGCGGCACCCAACACACGACCGTCGAACAAGACAATGTGCGATTCGTCTATCAGCCGTTGGACGAGCTCTACATGGTGCTTATTACCAACCGCCAATCCAATATCCTTCAAGACATCGACTCCCTGCACCTGTTCGCGCAGGTTGTCACCAGCACATGCAAGAGCCTTGACGAGAGGGAGATCTTGAAGAATGCTTACGAGCTTCTCAGCGCCTTTGACGAGCTCGTTACCCTCGGCTACCGTGAGAACTTGACCATCAGCCAGATCAAGACCTTCCTCGAGATGGAGAGTCACGAGGAGCGAATCCAGGAGATCATTGCGAGA AACAAGGAGTTGGAGGCGACGGAGGAACGCAAGCGAAAGGCCAAGCAGCTGGAGATGCAGCGCAAGGAGTCGGCTCGAGCCGGTCGTGTCGGTGGTGGAATGCCCAGAACGCCCGTATACCCGACTTACACTCCCCCTACTCGCCCGACGCCAACGGATACCTACGACTCGTACGAAgccgagaagaacaagaCCTTCAACAA ACTGAATGCTCCGAAGGGCAAGGGCATGCAACTGggcaagaagtccaagactacCGACATGTTCGAGCGTGTCCGAGGCGAGATGGGTGCCGAGGTGGACGACACACCTCTTGTCACGCCATCCCCCGCCCACGTTCCCGAGCCTACGGCAGAGCCTCGCGTCTCTTCGACCCTTGACCGTGACGCCATTCACGTCGTGGTTAACGAGGCCATCAGCGCCAAGCTGTCAAGGGAGGGTGCCATCAACTCCCTCGCGATAGTTGGTGATTTAAGTCTTCGCATCTCCGACCCTAGCTTGACCAAGGTCAAGTTGAACCTGACGGCCAACGCGTCTCACGGCGCCCAGTTCCGGACGCACCCCAACGTCGACAAGAACCTATTTAACAGCTCCAAGGTGATCCAGATGAGCAACACTGCCCGCGGCTTCCCAACCAATCAGTCAGTGGGCGTGCTGCGCTGGAGGGCGACGGCTAAGGCAGACGATGCCAGCGCCTGCCCTATCACGTTTACAGTCTGGATCAATAAGGATGCGGATAAGTACAACATGACAGTCGAGTACGAACTGACTGGTGGCGACACGCTCAAGGATGTCAGTGTGATCATTCCCTACCAGGCCAGCGAGCCAGTTGTGTCGAGCTTCGATGCCTCGTACGAAGTCTCTGGAGACTCTCTGGAATGGAACATCGGAACGGTTTCTGAGGAAAACCCCACCGGATCGTTCGAATTCGAGGCTGAGACCAACGATGAGAATGACTTCTTCCCCATGACGGTTAGGTTCTCGAAGACGTCTCCTTTCATCGATGTCGAT GTCTCCACGGTCTCATTGcttgaggaggacgaggaggtgaCTTTCTCGAAGGAGGTCAAGTCGAATGCCGACAACTTCTTGATTGAATAG